The following is a genomic window from Leptolyngbya sp. 'hensonii'.
GGAAACGCCAGAATGGGGTGCTGACCTGAAACAGGCCCTGGATGCTCTGCCTACCGGAGTCTGGTGGACAGCCTTTTTCCCCGGCCTGACGATGACGGGTATGGTGGTGGGCTTATCTCTTCTGGGAGAGGGATTAAATGAATTTGTAAATCCCCTGTTGAGACGGGAAAATTGGAACCGAAAAGCCTGAAACTGTCGTCGTAGATAACTGTAGGTTTCTACGCAGGTTTGAGGAGGTTACTATGGCCCGGAATTTGTCGCTTCTCTCAACAGCCGGATTCTTGACCCTGGTGGTGGCTGCTGCTGGGGCCTTTCGTCTGATCCCGGACGAACCCATGAATGCCCAAATTAACCCGCTTCCCAGTCCCCTCGCTCCCATCAGCAAACTGGCTAAGATTAGTCCAGATGGTGCTCTTGCCCCAGTCCATCCTGATGAGCCGACAGCGGACACTCTCAACCAGCGCTTCACTTTGGAGAATTCCCTAACCCGATTGCAGCAAATCAACGCTGCCCTGACAAGTTTCCGCCAATTAACCGAAAAAACGAAGACTGTCGAAGTTGGAGCCGTTGGCAATACAGACTGGGAAACCCAAAACCTGGGCTTTCCCAACTGGACGACTTCTGTAGAAGGGACTCTGCGTCGTCAGCATTTGCAGATCAAGCAACTGGAACGGGAACTGGCCCGCAAACAGTATGCCGATCGGGAAATCAGTAAAGCAGCTTTAGAGAAAAAGCAGGCAGAGTACCAGCAGGCTGAACGGGACTTTCAGAATTATTGGAATTCTGTAAAGATTGCCGATTAATCGGCAATTGGGGGGATCAAGGTTGAATCTGGAAGAGGTATGTCAAGCAATGCCTTAGCAAGATTCAGAAGGTCACTATGCAGCTCAAGGATATCCCCTCACAGCCCACCCCAGAAGCATCTCCCCAGCCTGTTCTGGAAGCTCCCTTAACTGACTATTGGACAGAGTTAGAAACCCCTAGAACGCCGATCTTTGAAACCCAGGCTGACAGTGCTCCTGATGCCGATTCCAATCTAATCGATCAAAAGCCATCCAGAGGGTGGTCTATTCTGAAGGTTTTGCTGCTGTTGATTGCCGGTGCTGGCAGTCTCCTGGGGCTATTATTTATTGCAGCCCTATTCATGGTTACGAGCAGTGGTGGCTGTGGTAACAAGGCCAGACAGTCTGAAGTAAAGCAAAATGTCGGCTCAATGAATCGAGGGCA
Proteins encoded in this region:
- a CDS encoding type IV pilin-like G/H family protein → MQLKDIPSQPTPEASPQPVLEAPLTDYWTELETPRTPIFETQADSAPDADSNLIDQKPSRGWSILKVLLLLIAGAGSLLGLLFIAALFMVTSSGGCGNKARQSEVKQNVGSMNRGQQAFYLEHGRFSKSVKALGLGIQTQTYNYQYLTQGTKTAAFSYGIARNDQVKSYVGATFLLPETGQSNKTKSEPWMVTVLCEANRFGVYQPANPTLQKGTPTCPEGTKTIETR